A window from Candidatus Polarisedimenticolaceae bacterium encodes these proteins:
- the rplL gene encoding 50S ribosomal protein L7/L12, translating to MADLQSIAENLSSLTVMEAAQLVKMLEEKWGVSAAAPMAMAAAGPAAAAAPAAEEKTEFEVVLKEVGDNKINVIKVVREVTSLGLKEAKDLVDGAPKTIKEGVTKDDAEAMKKKFEAVGAKVEIK from the coding sequence ATTGCGGAGAACCTGAGCTCGCTCACCGTCATGGAGGCGGCCCAGCTCGTGAAGATGCTCGAAGAGAAGTGGGGCGTCTCCGCGGCCGCGCCCATGGCGATGGCCGCCGCAGGCCCTGCGGCCGCCGCGGCCCCCGCGGCCGAGGAGAAGACCGAGTTCGAGGTCGTCCTCAAGGAAGTCGGCGACAACAAGATCAACGTCATCAAGGTCGTCCGCGAAGTGACGAGCCTCGGCCTCAAGGAGGCCAAGGACCTGGTCGACGGCGCGCCCAAGACGATCAAGGAGGGCGTGACGAAGGACGACGCCGAGGCGATGAAGAAGAAGTTCGAGGCCGTCGGCGCGAAGGTCGAGATCAAGTAG
- the rpoB gene encoding DNA-directed RNA polymerase subunit beta, giving the protein MPSAPQTWDPGDRVPKGVEIEMSEALRTTSSKRIEFSRIRTSVPMPNLIEVQKRSYERFLQMHTAPADRDPAGLQSVFKSVFPIRDFRQTCSLEFVDYTIGNWECKCGELAGIEHLRSECTHCGRRLIAPDARGSEVLCDHCGNLTPVTIKDCEQCGDPVALKFKYDVDECQERGQTFTVPLKVTIQLVVYDKDPDTEARSIRDIKEQEVYFGEIPMLTENGTFIINGTERVIVSQLHRSPGVFYQSDAQKTSFMAKVIPYRGSWVEFEYDQKNILYVRIDRKRKFPATVFLRALGLEDDASILRAFYTAATVKLDQGKFVVKADAGAVGKKIRQSVTHGKSAEEILKKGRRVKAEQLEDLRKAKIEWIPLETSEMDGACTIRDLADPATGEVLVEVGKPLTAEAIERLVASGVESFDVCFPEAEDVGGILLETLAKDAVKTQNDALLEIYRRLRPGDPPTLESSRNLFNGLFFDPTRYDFSKVGRLKFNTKLYSMSEKDWPASVKERWDKGEDRTPTREDFIEVLRYMLKLRKGVGEVDDIDHLGNRRVRSVGELLENQFRIGLVRMERAIKEKMSVYQEMTTAMPNDLINAKPVMAAIQEFFGSSQLSQFMDQTNPLSEVTHKRRLSALGPGGLSRERAGFEVRDVHPTHYGRICPIETPEGPNIGLISSLSCFARINDYGFIESPYRKVEHGQVVDYVRIVRTADGPYKLHDVVRQDEFEKDVQRLGKTGKTAPEAEPHSFYLTAWEEDRSVIAQANAKLNPDLSFAHERVNARKAGEFKLVPKDDVAYIDVSPKQLVSVAASLIPFLENDDANRALMGSNMQRQAVPLLRPKAPFVGTGMEAVTAKDSGSVVICKRAGIVDLIDSQRIIVRVGAQGREDFGADIYSLTKFKRSNQNTCINQRPIVKQGQRVEKGQVMADGPCTERGELALGRNVLVGFMPWRGYNFEDAILVSEKLVREDSFTSIHIEEFEIEARDTKLGPEEITRDIPNVAEEFLKDLDESGVIRIGAHVKPGDILVGKVTPKGETQLTPEEKLLRAIFGEKSGDVRDASLTTPPGIEGTIVDVKIFCRKGVEKDSRALEIEQADIDRMNKDLEDQIRILREEDRKRLIELLEGERLSTPLRSKQTKQDILAAGTEMSREVMAEISTEDLHRCEIDTTNQKKLAEMRRIEERTRKRVQILKKLNEDKVATLQKGDELAPGVIKMVKVYVAMKRKLSVGDKMAGRHGNKGVIARILPEEDMPCLPDGTPVEVVLNPLGVPSRMNVGQILETHLGWAASRHASWIEAQLTRERGEAVSAVRARLSEMLPPGPMKDAVTAAGDDTVLDLGRALAEGVTFASPVFDGALETDIKTQLHVAGLPSSGKIQLRDGKTGEAFEQLVTVGYIYLLKLSHLVDDKIHARSIGPYSLITQQPLGGKAQFGGQRFGEMEVWALEAYGAAHILQELLTVKSDDVYGRTKIYEALVKGEPTVEPGLPESFNVLVRELQSLCLDVELLSDRPDARGPSMI; this is encoded by the coding sequence GTGCCGTCGGCACCTCAAACCTGGGACCCGGGCGACCGGGTCCCGAAAGGGGTTGAAATCGAGATGTCCGAGGCCCTCAGGACCACGAGTTCCAAGCGGATCGAGTTCTCGCGCATCCGGACCTCCGTCCCGATGCCGAACCTGATCGAGGTCCAGAAGCGCTCCTACGAGCGGTTCCTCCAGATGCACACGGCGCCCGCGGACCGCGATCCGGCGGGGCTCCAATCGGTTTTCAAGTCGGTCTTCCCGATCCGGGACTTCCGGCAGACCTGCTCCCTCGAGTTCGTCGATTACACGATCGGCAACTGGGAGTGCAAGTGCGGCGAGCTGGCCGGCATCGAGCACCTGCGGTCGGAGTGCACCCACTGCGGTCGCCGCCTGATCGCCCCCGACGCGCGGGGCAGCGAGGTGCTCTGCGACCACTGCGGCAACCTGACCCCGGTCACGATCAAGGACTGCGAGCAGTGCGGCGACCCGGTCGCGCTCAAATTCAAGTACGACGTCGACGAGTGCCAGGAGCGCGGGCAGACCTTCACGGTGCCGCTCAAGGTGACGATCCAGCTCGTCGTCTACGACAAGGATCCCGACACCGAGGCGCGCAGCATCCGCGACATCAAGGAGCAGGAGGTCTACTTCGGCGAGATCCCCATGCTCACCGAGAACGGGACCTTCATCATCAACGGGACCGAGCGGGTCATCGTGAGCCAGCTCCACCGGAGCCCGGGCGTCTTCTACCAGTCCGACGCGCAGAAGACCTCCTTCATGGCGAAGGTCATCCCGTACCGCGGTTCGTGGGTCGAGTTCGAGTACGACCAGAAGAACATCCTCTACGTGCGGATCGACCGGAAGCGGAAGTTCCCCGCCACGGTGTTCCTCCGGGCGCTTGGTCTCGAGGACGACGCGTCGATCCTGCGCGCCTTCTACACGGCCGCCACGGTCAAGCTCGACCAAGGCAAGTTCGTCGTGAAGGCGGACGCCGGGGCCGTCGGGAAGAAGATCCGGCAGTCCGTGACCCACGGGAAATCCGCCGAGGAGATCCTGAAGAAGGGCCGTCGGGTCAAGGCGGAGCAGCTCGAGGATCTGCGCAAGGCGAAGATCGAGTGGATTCCGCTCGAGACGTCCGAGATGGACGGGGCGTGCACGATCCGCGATCTCGCCGACCCTGCGACGGGCGAGGTCCTCGTCGAGGTCGGCAAGCCGTTGACCGCCGAGGCGATCGAGCGCCTGGTCGCCTCCGGCGTCGAGTCGTTCGACGTCTGTTTCCCCGAGGCCGAGGACGTCGGCGGCATCCTCCTCGAGACGTTGGCGAAGGACGCGGTCAAGACGCAGAACGACGCCCTCCTCGAGATCTACCGGCGCCTCCGGCCCGGCGATCCGCCGACGCTCGAGTCGTCCCGCAATCTCTTCAACGGCCTCTTCTTCGACCCGACCCGCTACGACTTCTCCAAGGTCGGGCGGCTGAAGTTCAACACGAAGCTCTACAGCATGTCCGAGAAGGACTGGCCGGCGTCGGTCAAGGAGCGCTGGGACAAGGGCGAGGACCGCACGCCGACGCGCGAGGATTTCATCGAGGTCTTGCGCTACATGCTCAAGCTCCGGAAGGGCGTGGGCGAGGTCGACGACATCGACCATCTCGGCAACCGCCGCGTCCGCAGCGTCGGCGAGCTCCTGGAGAACCAGTTCCGCATCGGCCTCGTGCGCATGGAGCGCGCGATCAAGGAGAAGATGTCGGTCTACCAGGAGATGACGACGGCGATGCCGAACGACCTGATCAACGCCAAGCCGGTCATGGCGGCGATCCAGGAGTTCTTCGGCAGCAGCCAGCTCTCCCAGTTCATGGACCAGACGAACCCCCTCTCGGAGGTCACGCACAAGCGCCGACTCTCGGCGCTCGGCCCCGGCGGGCTCTCCCGCGAGCGGGCGGGGTTCGAAGTCCGCGACGTCCACCCGACGCACTACGGCCGCATCTGCCCGATCGAGACCCCCGAAGGTCCGAACATCGGGCTCATCTCGTCCCTGTCGTGCTTCGCGCGGATCAACGACTACGGCTTCATCGAGTCGCCGTACCGCAAGGTCGAGCACGGCCAGGTCGTCGACTACGTGCGCATCGTCCGGACCGCGGACGGCCCGTACAAGCTGCACGACGTCGTGCGGCAGGACGAGTTCGAGAAGGACGTCCAGCGCCTGGGTAAGACCGGCAAGACCGCGCCCGAGGCCGAGCCGCATTCGTTCTACCTCACCGCCTGGGAAGAGGACCGCTCGGTCATCGCGCAGGCGAACGCGAAGCTCAACCCGGATCTGTCCTTCGCCCACGAGCGGGTCAACGCGCGCAAGGCCGGCGAGTTCAAGCTCGTGCCGAAGGACGACGTCGCCTACATCGACGTCTCGCCCAAGCAGCTCGTCTCGGTCGCGGCGTCGCTCATCCCGTTCCTCGAGAACGACGACGCGAACCGCGCGCTCATGGGATCGAACATGCAGCGGCAGGCAGTGCCGCTCCTCCGTCCGAAGGCGCCTTTCGTCGGCACCGGGATGGAGGCGGTCACCGCGAAGGACTCCGGCTCGGTCGTCATCTGCAAGCGCGCCGGCATCGTGGATCTCATCGACAGCCAGCGCATCATCGTCCGGGTGGGCGCCCAGGGGCGCGAGGACTTCGGCGCCGACATCTACTCGCTGACGAAGTTCAAGCGCAGCAACCAGAACACCTGCATCAACCAGCGCCCGATCGTGAAGCAAGGCCAGCGCGTCGAGAAGGGCCAGGTCATGGCCGACGGCCCGTGCACCGAGCGGGGCGAGCTGGCGCTCGGGCGGAACGTCCTCGTCGGGTTCATGCCGTGGCGCGGCTACAACTTCGAGGACGCCATCCTCGTCTCCGAGAAGCTCGTGCGCGAGGACTCGTTCACCTCGATCCACATCGAGGAGTTCGAGATCGAGGCGCGCGACACGAAGCTCGGGCCCGAGGAGATCACGCGCGACATCCCGAACGTCGCCGAGGAGTTCCTGAAGGACCTCGACGAGTCCGGAGTCATCCGCATCGGCGCGCACGTGAAGCCGGGCGACATCCTCGTGGGCAAGGTCACGCCGAAGGGCGAGACGCAGCTCACCCCCGAAGAGAAGCTCCTGCGGGCGATCTTCGGAGAGAAGTCCGGCGACGTGCGCGACGCGTCGCTCACCACGCCGCCGGGGATCGAAGGCACGATCGTCGACGTCAAGATCTTCTGCCGGAAGGGGGTCGAGAAGGACTCCCGCGCGCTCGAGATCGAGCAGGCCGACATCGACCGGATGAACAAGGACCTCGAAGACCAGATCCGCATCCTCCGCGAGGAAGACCGGAAGCGGCTCATCGAGCTCCTCGAGGGCGAGCGTCTCTCGACGCCGCTCCGCTCGAAGCAGACGAAGCAGGACATCCTCGCGGCCGGGACCGAGATGAGCCGCGAGGTCATGGCGGAGATCTCCACCGAAGACCTGCACCGGTGCGAGATCGACACGACCAACCAGAAGAAGCTCGCCGAGATGCGGCGCATCGAGGAGCGCACCAGGAAGCGCGTCCAGATCCTGAAGAAGCTCAACGAGGACAAGGTCGCCACCCTCCAGAAGGGCGACGAGCTCGCTCCCGGCGTCATCAAGATGGTCAAGGTCTACGTCGCCATGAAGCGCAAGCTCTCCGTGGGCGACAAGATGGCGGGCCGCCACGGCAACAAGGGCGTCATCGCTCGGATCCTCCCCGAGGAGGACATGCCGTGCCTCCCGGACGGTACTCCGGTCGAGGTCGTCCTCAACCCGCTCGGCGTGCCGTCGCGCATGAACGTCGGCCAGATCTTGGAGACCCACCTGGGGTGGGCCGCTTCACGGCACGCTTCGTGGATCGAGGCGCAGCTGACCCGCGAGCGCGGGGAGGCGGTCTCCGCCGTAAGGGCGCGTCTATCGGAGATGCTGCCCCCGGGCCCGATGAAGGATGCGGTCACGGCGGCGGGCGACGACACGGTGCTCGATCTCGGCCGCGCCCTCGCCGAGGGCGTCACCTTCGCGTCGCCGGTCTTCGACGGCGCGCTCGAGACCGACATCAAGACGCAGCTCCACGTCGCCGGCCTCCCGTCGTCGGGCAAGATCCAGCTTCGCGACGGAAAGACGGGCGAGGCGTTCGAGCAGCTCGTCACCGTCGGCTACATCTATCTCCTGAAGCTCAGCCACCTGGTCGACGACAAGATCCACGCACGGTCGATCGGGCCGTACTCGCTCATCACGCAGCAGCCGCTCGGCGGCAAAGCCCAGTTCGGCGGCCAGCGTTTCGGCGAGATGGAGGTGTGGGCGCTCGAGGCGTACGGCGCGGCGCACATCCTCCAGGAGCTCCTCACCGTGAAGTCCGACGACGTCTACGGCCGGACGAAGATCTACGAGGCGCTCGTCAAGGGCGAGCCCACCGTGGAGCCCGGCCTGCCCGAATCGTTCAACGTATTGGTTCGTGAACTTCAGAGCCTCTGCCTCGACGTCGAGCTGCTGAGCGATCGTCCCGACGCTCGCGGCCCCTCGATGATCTGA